One Tomitella gaofuii DNA segment encodes these proteins:
- the modA gene encoding molybdate ABC transporter substrate-binding protein encodes MTAAPPRRTRPTILRTCGIAAVAFLTIVTASACGTGTSDTLTVYAAASLKDTFTRIGGVYEQHYPERNVEFSFGGSNTLEQQIASGADADVFASANEAVMQDAAAAGLTDGAPATFTSNVLTIVTPPGNPAGIATFADLARPGVSVVVCAPQVPCGDAAARIEDGAGVQLSPVSEENSVTDVLGKVIAGQADAGLVYVTDAQSAVDRVETVDFPEADHAVNHYPIAVLDGAGDRAEAARDFIGLVTGEQGQRILHEAGFR; translated from the coding sequence ATGACGGCGGCCCCACCGCGGCGCACGCGGCCGACCATCCTCCGTACGTGCGGTATCGCTGCGGTCGCGTTCCTGACCATCGTCACCGCGTCCGCATGCGGGACCGGCACGTCCGACACGCTCACCGTCTACGCAGCAGCCTCACTCAAAGACACCTTCACCCGGATCGGTGGCGTCTACGAGCAGCACTACCCCGAGCGCAACGTGGAGTTCTCCTTCGGCGGCTCCAATACCCTCGAGCAGCAGATCGCGAGCGGCGCCGACGCGGACGTGTTCGCCTCGGCCAACGAAGCGGTCATGCAGGACGCCGCCGCGGCAGGGCTCACCGACGGGGCACCCGCGACGTTCACCTCCAACGTGCTCACCATCGTCACCCCGCCCGGCAACCCCGCCGGCATCGCCACATTCGCCGACCTGGCCCGGCCCGGAGTCTCGGTGGTGGTGTGCGCACCTCAGGTACCCTGCGGTGATGCCGCCGCCCGCATCGAGGACGGCGCGGGCGTGCAGCTGAGCCCGGTCAGCGAGGAGAACAGCGTCACCGACGTGCTCGGCAAGGTCATCGCGGGCCAGGCCGACGCCGGGCTCGTCTATGTCACCGACGCGCAGTCCGCCGTGGACCGGGTCGAGACCGTCGACTTCCCGGAGGCCGACCACGCGGTGAACCACTACCCCATCGCGGTGCTCGACGGCGCCGGCGACCGGGCGGAGGCGGCGCGCGACTTCATCGGACTCGTCACCGGCGAGCAGGGGCAGCGGATCCTGCACGAGGCGGGTTTCCGCTGA
- a CDS encoding TOBE domain-containing protein, whose product MSEYRVRHAADLLGVSTDTVRRLIDTGALPAASRSGGVTMIDGAALARHARAHAAAANDPSSVGRSARNRLVGLVTEVKTDGVMAQVEIQAGPHSVVSLISADSARELGLAPGVLAVAVVKSTNVIVETPTVLEDGPR is encoded by the coding sequence ATGTCCGAGTATCGTGTTCGCCACGCCGCCGACCTCCTCGGCGTCAGCACCGACACAGTGCGCCGCCTCATCGACACCGGCGCACTGCCTGCCGCAAGCCGTTCCGGTGGAGTGACGATGATCGACGGCGCGGCCCTGGCACGCCACGCCCGCGCCCACGCCGCCGCCGCGAACGACCCCTCGTCCGTGGGCCGTTCCGCACGCAACCGCTTGGTGGGGCTCGTGACCGAAGTCAAGACGGACGGCGTGATGGCCCAGGTGGAGATCCAGGCCGGCCCGCACTCGGTCGTCTCGCTCATCAGCGCCGATTCCGCACGCGAACTGGGGCTTGCCCCCGGCGTGCTCGCTGTCGCCGTGGTCAAGTCCACCAACGTCATCGTCGAGACGCCGACCGTACTCGAGGACGGTCCGCGATGA
- a CDS encoding glutathione peroxidase, with amino-acid sequence MSADDLMNLSINTLAGEPTTIAQTAGSGPVLAVNVASKCGLTPQYTALEKLAEDYAARGLTVVGFPCNQFMGQEPGTAEEIAEFCSATYGVTFPLMEKIEVNGEGRHPVYGVLTEKADDAGEAGDVQWNFEKFLIAADGTVLRRFRPTTTPDDPAVVEAVEAALG; translated from the coding sequence ATGAGCGCAGACGACCTGATGAACCTGTCCATCAACACCCTGGCCGGCGAGCCGACGACGATCGCGCAGACGGCCGGATCCGGCCCGGTGCTGGCGGTGAACGTGGCGTCCAAGTGCGGGCTCACGCCGCAGTACACCGCGCTGGAGAAGCTTGCGGAGGACTACGCCGCGCGCGGCCTCACGGTGGTGGGCTTCCCCTGCAACCAGTTCATGGGGCAGGAACCCGGCACCGCCGAGGAGATCGCCGAGTTCTGCTCCGCCACCTACGGGGTCACGTTCCCGCTGATGGAGAAGATCGAGGTGAACGGCGAGGGCCGGCACCCCGTCTACGGCGTGCTCACGGAGAAGGCCGACGATGCGGGCGAGGCCGGCGATGTGCAGTGGAACTTCGAGAAGTTCCTCATCGCCGCCGACGGCACGGTGCTGCGGCGCTTCCGGCCGACGACGACGCCGGACGATCCGGCCGTCGTCGAGGCCGTAGAGGCGGCGCTGGGCTGA
- a CDS encoding MBL fold metallo-hydrolase, which translates to MRLTHYGHSCVLVELGDARILIDPGNLSAGFEQLTGLDAILVTHQHPDHGDVARLPALLAANPQAAAYCDPQSAQLWAGEAWGARFTAARTGDAFHIADVRVDVAGGTHATIHPDIPLVDNACFLFSTPQQAHAFLHPGDALFVPDQPVDVLALPATAPWSKLQETVDYFRAVAPRVAIPIHTAIVSEPGLGIYLGQLQNLGPSGTRFLTPPREEAVEIPLP; encoded by the coding sequence ATGCGACTGACTCACTACGGCCACTCGTGCGTGCTCGTGGAACTCGGGGACGCACGCATCCTCATCGACCCCGGCAACCTGTCGGCGGGCTTCGAACAGCTCACCGGCCTCGACGCGATCCTCGTGACCCATCAGCACCCGGACCACGGCGACGTCGCGCGCCTGCCCGCCCTGCTTGCGGCCAACCCGCAGGCCGCGGCGTACTGCGACCCGCAGAGCGCCCAGCTGTGGGCGGGCGAGGCATGGGGTGCACGGTTCACCGCCGCGCGCACCGGCGACGCGTTCCACATCGCCGACGTGCGCGTGGACGTGGCCGGCGGCACCCACGCGACGATCCACCCGGACATCCCGCTGGTGGACAACGCGTGCTTCCTGTTCTCCACGCCGCAGCAGGCGCACGCGTTCCTGCACCCCGGCGACGCGTTGTTCGTCCCGGACCAGCCGGTCGACGTCCTCGCGCTGCCCGCCACCGCGCCGTGGTCCAAGTTGCAAGAGACCGTCGACTACTTCCGCGCCGTCGCGCCGCGCGTCGCGATCCCGATCCACACCGCCATCGTCTCCGAACCCGGGCTGGGCATCTACCTGGGCCAGCTGCAGAACCTCGGCCCCTCCGGCACCCGGTTCCTCACGCCGCCGCGCGAGGAGGCCGTGGAGATCCCCCTCCCCTGA
- the purS gene encoding phosphoribosylformylglycinamidine synthase subunit PurS, which translates to MARVVVDVMPKEEILDPQGQAIAGALGRLGYAGVSGVRQGKRFELEVDGSVSDADLAKIAEDLLANTVIEDWNVTRVQQS; encoded by the coding sequence GTGGCCCGTGTAGTGGTGGACGTCATGCCCAAGGAAGAGATCCTGGACCCGCAGGGGCAGGCCATCGCCGGGGCGCTCGGCCGGCTCGGGTACGCCGGGGTGTCGGGCGTGCGGCAGGGCAAGCGTTTCGAGCTCGAGGTCGACGGCTCCGTCTCGGATGCGGACCTGGCCAAGATCGCCGAGGATCTGCTGGCCAACACGGTCATCGAGGACTGGAACGTCACCCGGGTGCAGCAGTCATGA
- the purQ gene encoding phosphoribosylformylglycinamidine synthase subunit PurQ produces the protein MSARIGVITFPGTLDDVDAARAVRASGAEAVKLWHGDADLKGVDAVVVPGGFSYGDYLRCGAIARFSPVMGEVVEAAGKGMPVLGICNGFQVLCEAGLLPGALTRNEDLLFLCRDQWLRVESDATAWTARYDAGAEILIPLKSGEGRYQAPADVLERLEGEGRVVFRYVGDNPNGSQNAIAGVASENGRVVGLMPHPEHATEALTGPSDDGLGMFLSVLDGVLAGA, from the coding sequence ATGAGCGCGCGTATCGGCGTCATCACCTTCCCCGGCACCCTCGACGACGTCGACGCGGCCCGCGCGGTGCGGGCATCCGGCGCGGAGGCGGTGAAACTGTGGCACGGCGACGCAGACCTCAAGGGCGTCGACGCGGTGGTCGTCCCCGGCGGCTTCTCCTATGGTGATTATCTGCGCTGCGGCGCCATCGCCCGCTTCTCTCCGGTGATGGGCGAGGTGGTCGAGGCTGCCGGCAAGGGCATGCCGGTCCTCGGCATCTGCAACGGTTTCCAGGTGCTGTGCGAGGCCGGCCTGCTGCCGGGTGCCCTCACCCGCAATGAGGACCTCCTGTTCCTCTGCCGCGACCAGTGGCTGCGCGTGGAGTCGGACGCCACCGCGTGGACGGCGCGGTACGACGCCGGCGCGGAGATCCTCATCCCGCTCAAGTCGGGCGAGGGCCGCTACCAGGCCCCGGCCGACGTGCTCGAGCGGCTCGAAGGCGAGGGCCGCGTGGTGTTCCGCTACGTGGGCGACAACCCCAATGGATCGCAGAACGCCATCGCCGGCGTGGCCTCCGAGAACGGCCGGGTGGTGGGTTTGATGCCGCACCCGGAGCACGCTACCGAGGCGCTCACCGGCCCCAGCGACGACGGCCTGGGCATGTTCCTGTCGGTGCTCGACGGGGTGCTGGCGGGCGCCTGA
- a CDS encoding family 1 encapsulin nanocompartment shell protein yields MSNLHRELAPITDGAWAEIEEEARRTFKRNIAGRRVVDVVGPAGLDLAAVGTGHTEAIDAPGGGVQARLRTSRPVVELRVPFTVTRTAVDDVERGAQDSDWDPVKEAAKTIALHEDRAVFEGYAAARITGIKQATSHEPMALPGDPLQAPTALAQALSILRLDGVDGPYSILMDAESFTAVSETTDHGYPIKEHLKRLIDGEIVWAPGLEGAVVLTTRGGDFALHIGQDLSIGYTAHDAENIELYLTESFTFAVYSDEAAVTLGA; encoded by the coding sequence ATGAGCAATCTGCACCGTGAACTCGCACCGATCACCGACGGCGCGTGGGCCGAGATCGAGGAGGAGGCCCGGCGCACCTTCAAGCGGAACATCGCCGGACGCCGCGTCGTCGACGTCGTCGGCCCCGCCGGCCTCGACCTGGCCGCCGTGGGCACAGGCCACACCGAGGCGATCGACGCGCCGGGCGGCGGCGTCCAGGCCCGGCTTCGCACCTCCCGGCCCGTCGTCGAGCTGCGGGTGCCGTTCACGGTGACGCGCACCGCCGTCGACGACGTCGAGCGCGGTGCGCAGGATTCCGATTGGGATCCGGTGAAGGAGGCCGCCAAGACCATCGCCCTGCACGAAGACCGCGCCGTCTTCGAAGGGTATGCGGCCGCGCGTATCACCGGCATCAAGCAGGCCACCTCCCACGAGCCGATGGCGCTCCCGGGCGACCCGCTGCAGGCGCCCACCGCACTCGCCCAGGCGCTGAGCATTCTGCGCCTCGACGGCGTGGACGGCCCATACTCGATCCTCATGGACGCGGAGTCCTTCACCGCCGTCTCGGAGACCACCGACCACGGATACCCCATCAAGGAGCACCTCAAGCGGCTCATCGACGGCGAGATCGTGTGGGCGCCGGGGCTGGAGGGCGCCGTGGTGCTCACCACCCGCGGCGGCGACTTCGCGCTGCACATCGGCCAGGACCTGTCCATCGGATACACCGCGCACGACGCCGAGAACATCGAGCTGTACCTGACCGAGTCGTTCACCTTCGCCGTGTACTCCGACGAGGCCGCCGTGACTCTGGGCGCATAG
- a CDS encoding Dyp-type peroxidase encodes MPPAKPQSVATPLTSAAIFLTLTIDAGGEDAVRALLPDVAGLRRAVAFRRPDASPEVVIGIGAEAWPRLFAADPPPELHPFVELDGGRHRAPSTPGDLLFHIQAESPGACFALADQIMGALRGAVSAVDEVHGFQYFDRRNLLGFVDGTENPEGAEAADAAYIDAGDPFAAGSYVIVQRYHHDMDAWNAVSVEEQQRVVGRTKLDDIELGDDQPVNSHVALTDIADDDGNDLAIYRANMPFGTPTADLHGTYFIGYAKRADTLERMLRNMFLGDPPGNYDRLLDFSTPQTGNLYFAPSQSFLGDLPPAPVAGGAGAEETDDATTPSPDTDDSLGIGSLK; translated from the coding sequence CTGCCGCCTGCGAAACCCCAGTCGGTCGCGACGCCGCTGACCTCCGCCGCGATCTTCCTCACGCTCACCATCGACGCCGGCGGCGAGGACGCCGTGCGGGCCCTGCTGCCCGACGTCGCCGGTCTGCGCAGGGCGGTCGCGTTCCGCAGACCCGATGCGTCGCCGGAAGTCGTCATCGGCATCGGCGCCGAGGCCTGGCCCCGGCTGTTCGCCGCGGATCCGCCGCCGGAGCTGCACCCGTTCGTCGAGCTCGACGGCGGTCGGCACCGTGCCCCCTCCACTCCGGGGGACCTGCTCTTCCACATCCAGGCGGAGTCGCCCGGCGCCTGCTTCGCCTTGGCCGACCAGATCATGGGCGCGCTGCGCGGCGCCGTCAGCGCCGTCGACGAGGTGCACGGGTTCCAGTATTTCGACCGCCGCAACCTGCTCGGCTTCGTCGACGGCACGGAGAACCCGGAGGGCGCGGAGGCGGCAGACGCCGCCTATATCGACGCCGGCGACCCGTTCGCCGCCGGGAGCTACGTCATCGTGCAGCGGTACCACCACGACATGGACGCCTGGAACGCCGTCTCCGTCGAGGAGCAGCAACGTGTCGTGGGCCGCACCAAGCTCGACGACATCGAGCTCGGTGACGACCAGCCGGTCAACTCCCACGTGGCGCTCACCGACATCGCCGACGACGACGGCAACGACCTGGCCATCTACCGCGCCAACATGCCCTTCGGCACCCCCACCGCGGACCTGCACGGCACCTACTTCATCGGGTATGCCAAGCGCGCGGACACGCTCGAGCGCATGCTGCGCAACATGTTTCTGGGGGACCCGCCCGGCAACTACGACAGGCTCCTCGACTTCTCCACGCCCCAGACCGGCAACCTGTACTTCGCCCCGTCCCAGTCCTTCCTCGGCGATCTCCCCCCGGCGCCGGTCGCGGGGGGCGCCGGGGCGGAGGAGACCGACGACGCCACCACCCCCTCCCCCGACACCGACGATTCCCTCGGAATCGGCAGCCTCAAGTAG
- a CDS encoding M18 family aminopeptidase: MVTADTPVPEGSGSPDGSGTPDTSADATGLCGFIDSSPSPFHACATTAARLRTAGFRELDEADGWPAEPGRYFLVRGGSLIAWQSRARSADTNVPAPFPARPFRIIGAHTDSPNLRVKQHPEIDSAGWRMVGLEPYGGAWLNSWLDRDLGVSGRLAVAAPSGGGVEHRLVRVDEPVLRVPQLAIHLSEDRKGVQLDPQRHVDAVYGLGAWEDGAAGGFLGRLAARAGVPAESVLGWELMTHDLAPSAVTGADGELVSAPRLDNLATCYAGLSALLDTVGPKVSVGDGADSDGVADPGAADPVVVLFDHEEVGSMSARGAFSDLLGTVLERIVLARGGGRDDYLRAIAGSVCVSGDMAHATHPNYPERHEPRHRIRAGGGPVLKVNQNLRYASDATGAAEFALACDRAGVPLQRYVHRADLPCGSTIGPITASRTGITTVDVGAPQLAMHSARELMAASDVAAYAAALAAFLAG, encoded by the coding sequence ATGGTCACCGCTGACACGCCCGTTCCCGAGGGATCCGGCAGCCCTGATGGATCCGGCACCCCCGACACCTCCGCCGACGCGACGGGCCTGTGCGGGTTCATCGACTCGTCGCCGTCCCCGTTCCACGCGTGCGCTACGACGGCGGCGCGCCTGCGGACCGCCGGTTTCCGCGAGCTCGACGAGGCCGACGGGTGGCCGGCGGAGCCCGGGCGGTACTTCCTCGTGCGCGGCGGCTCCCTCATCGCCTGGCAGTCCCGCGCCCGCAGCGCGGACACGAACGTCCCGGCGCCGTTCCCTGCGCGGCCGTTCCGCATCATCGGCGCTCACACGGACAGCCCCAACCTGCGCGTCAAGCAGCACCCGGAGATCGACTCGGCGGGCTGGCGCATGGTGGGCCTCGAACCGTACGGCGGCGCCTGGCTCAATTCCTGGCTGGACCGCGACCTGGGTGTGTCCGGCCGCCTGGCGGTGGCGGCGCCCTCCGGGGGCGGGGTGGAGCACCGGCTGGTGCGCGTGGACGAGCCGGTGCTGCGCGTGCCGCAGCTCGCCATCCACCTGTCCGAGGACCGCAAGGGCGTGCAACTCGACCCGCAGCGCCACGTCGACGCCGTGTACGGGCTGGGCGCGTGGGAGGACGGGGCCGCGGGCGGGTTTCTTGGCCGGCTCGCGGCGCGCGCGGGCGTCCCGGCGGAGTCGGTGCTGGGGTGGGAACTCATGACGCACGATCTGGCCCCCAGTGCTGTCACCGGGGCGGACGGCGAGCTGGTCAGCGCGCCACGGCTGGACAACCTCGCCACCTGCTACGCCGGTCTGAGCGCGCTGCTGGACACGGTGGGGCCGAAGGTGTCCGTGGGCGACGGCGCAGACTCCGATGGTGTGGCGGACCCGGGCGCGGCGGATCCGGTGGTGGTGCTGTTCGACCACGAAGAAGTGGGGAGCATGTCCGCGCGCGGCGCCTTCTCCGACCTGCTCGGCACGGTGCTCGAACGGATCGTGCTGGCGCGCGGCGGCGGGCGCGACGACTACCTGCGCGCGATCGCCGGATCGGTGTGCGTCTCGGGCGACATGGCGCACGCCACGCACCCCAATTATCCGGAACGCCACGAGCCCCGGCACCGCATTCGCGCCGGCGGCGGCCCCGTCCTCAAGGTCAATCAGAACCTCCGCTACGCCTCCGATGCCACCGGCGCCGCGGAGTTCGCCCTGGCCTGCGATCGGGCCGGGGTGCCGCTGCAGCGGTACGTGCACCGCGCGGACCTGCCGTGCGGGTCGACCATCGGCCCCATCACCGCCTCGCGCACCGGCATCACCACCGTGGACGTCGGGGCGCCGCAGCTGGCCATGCATTCCGCGCGGGAGCTGATGGCCGCCTCGGACGTCGCGGCGTACGCGGCGGCGCTGGCGGCGTTCCTGGCCGGCTGA
- the purL gene encoding phosphoribosylformylglycinamidine synthase subunit PurL, with translation MDTVSHAAATPDLEQPFRELGLKDDEYARVREILGRRPTDAELAMYSVMWSEHCSYKSSKVHLKYFGETTTDAMRAQMLAGIGENAGVVDIGDGWAVTFKVESHNHPSYVEPYQGAATGVGGIVRDIMAMGARPIAVMDQLRFGDVGHADTRRVVDGVVAGVGGYGNCLGLPNIGGETVFDASYQGNPLVNALCAGVMRKEDLHLAHASGTGNRIILFGARTGLDGIGGVSVLASETFDESQGRRKLPAVQVGDPFTEKVLIECCLELYAAELVVGIQDLGGAGLACATSELAAAGDGGMRVRLERVPLRAEGMTPAEVLSSESQERMCAVVAPENVDAFMAVCAKWDVLATDIGEVTDGDNLVIEWHGHTVVDAPPSSLADEGPVYHRPVARPDSQDALIGDTTASLARPRSSEELRATLLRMIASPQLCSRKWITEQYDRYVRGNTVLAENADSGVIRIDEETGRGIALATDASGRYTALDPYAGAQLALAEAYRSVSVSGAVPTAVTNCLNFGSPEDPGVMWQFQQAVRGLADGCAQLGIPVTGGNVSFYNQTGDEPILPTPVAGVLGVFDDVHRRLPTGLGLEPGETLILLGETRDEFDGSAWSQVEHDHLGGVPPRVDLERERLLSEILVAGSRDGLLSAAHDLSEGGLAQAVVESALAGETGCRIIIPEGADPFVTLFSESAGRALVAVPRTEESRFVAMCDARGLPWARIGVVDQGSDSVEVQDHFQVTLDELREEHEATLPRLFG, from the coding sequence GTGGACACGGTCTCGCACGCCGCCGCAACCCCGGACCTCGAGCAGCCCTTCCGCGAGCTGGGTTTGAAGGACGACGAGTACGCGCGCGTCCGCGAGATCCTGGGCCGCCGCCCCACGGACGCCGAGCTGGCCATGTACTCGGTGATGTGGAGCGAACACTGCTCCTACAAGTCGTCCAAGGTGCACCTGAAGTACTTCGGCGAGACCACCACGGACGCGATGCGCGCGCAGATGCTCGCCGGCATCGGCGAGAACGCGGGCGTCGTCGACATCGGCGACGGTTGGGCGGTCACCTTCAAGGTCGAGAGCCACAACCATCCGTCGTACGTGGAGCCGTACCAGGGCGCGGCCACCGGCGTGGGCGGCATCGTGCGCGACATCATGGCGATGGGCGCCAGGCCGATCGCCGTCATGGATCAGTTGCGCTTCGGCGACGTCGGGCACGCCGACACGCGGCGTGTGGTCGACGGCGTCGTCGCCGGGGTCGGCGGCTACGGCAACTGCCTGGGGCTGCCCAACATCGGCGGCGAGACCGTCTTCGACGCCTCCTATCAGGGCAACCCCCTGGTCAACGCGCTGTGCGCGGGCGTGATGCGCAAGGAGGACCTGCACCTGGCGCACGCGTCGGGCACCGGCAACCGGATCATCCTGTTCGGCGCACGCACGGGCCTCGACGGCATCGGCGGGGTCTCGGTGCTGGCGTCGGAGACGTTCGACGAGTCGCAGGGCCGCCGCAAGCTCCCCGCCGTGCAGGTCGGCGATCCGTTCACGGAGAAGGTCCTCATCGAGTGCTGCCTGGAGCTCTACGCGGCCGAGCTCGTCGTGGGGATCCAGGATCTCGGCGGCGCGGGGCTGGCCTGCGCCACCTCGGAGCTCGCCGCGGCCGGTGACGGCGGCATGCGCGTCCGGCTCGAGCGGGTGCCGCTGCGCGCCGAGGGCATGACGCCGGCGGAGGTGCTCTCCAGCGAGTCGCAGGAGCGCATGTGCGCGGTGGTCGCGCCGGAGAACGTCGACGCGTTCATGGCCGTCTGCGCCAAGTGGGACGTGCTCGCCACCGACATCGGCGAGGTCACCGACGGCGACAACCTCGTCATCGAATGGCACGGGCACACCGTGGTGGATGCACCGCCGTCGAGCCTCGCCGACGAGGGGCCGGTGTATCACAGGCCGGTGGCGCGCCCGGACTCCCAGGACGCGCTGATCGGCGACACGACGGCGTCGTTGGCGCGTCCGCGGTCCTCCGAGGAGCTGCGCGCCACGCTGCTGCGGATGATCGCGTCGCCGCAGCTGTGCAGCCGCAAGTGGATCACCGAGCAGTACGACCGCTACGTCCGCGGCAACACCGTCTTGGCGGAGAATGCCGACTCCGGCGTGATCCGTATCGACGAGGAGACCGGCCGCGGTATCGCACTGGCCACCGACGCCTCCGGCCGGTACACCGCGCTCGACCCCTACGCCGGCGCACAGCTGGCGCTGGCCGAGGCCTACCGCAGCGTGTCCGTCAGCGGCGCGGTGCCCACCGCGGTGACGAACTGCCTCAACTTCGGTTCGCCCGAGGACCCCGGTGTGATGTGGCAGTTCCAGCAGGCCGTGCGCGGGCTGGCGGACGGCTGCGCACAGCTCGGCATCCCCGTGACCGGCGGCAACGTCAGCTTCTACAACCAGACCGGCGACGAGCCGATCCTGCCCACGCCGGTGGCCGGCGTGCTGGGGGTGTTCGACGACGTCCACCGTCGCCTGCCGACAGGGCTGGGGCTGGAGCCGGGGGAGACGCTCATCCTGCTCGGCGAGACGCGCGACGAGTTCGACGGTTCCGCGTGGTCGCAGGTGGAGCACGACCACCTGGGCGGTGTGCCCCCGCGCGTCGACCTGGAACGCGAGCGTCTGCTTTCGGAAATCCTCGTCGCCGGAAGCCGCGACGGCCTGCTCAGCGCGGCGCACGACCTGTCGGAGGGCGGGCTGGCCCAGGCTGTCGTGGAGTCGGCCCTGGCCGGCGAGACCGGCTGCCGCATCATCATCCCCGAGGGCGCCGACCCGTTCGTGACGCTGTTCTCCGAGTCGGCAGGCCGGGCGCTGGTGGCCGTGCCGCGCACCGAGGAGAGCCGCTTCGTCGCGATGTGCGACGCGCGCGGGCTGCCGTGGGCGCGCATCGGCGTCGTCGACCAGGGGTCCGACTCCGTGGAGGTGCAGGACCACTTCCAGGTGACCCTCGACGAGCTGCGCGAGGAGCACGAAGCGACGTTGCCGAGGCTGTTCGGCTGA
- a CDS encoding alpha/beta fold hydrolase yields MDPATTRRGFLAGALGAGAAVGLAACGSDPAGGAAPADPIAPSTTVAPPPAGPPGAGAAPLPALRLFTDESMNFDALFGLGESAYGISEAGEVVTAVDQANAAGADYRGYVTAFRAMGDRLAGASDTAAAAGDHVTARDTALRAASYYTRALFFVLGTAAPGDEQSLYAEYRRGWDRGIDGAGLALGARPAAEVVQIPYSGGGLPGWLFRPDDSGSARRTVIINNGSDAQGVELIAYGVRAALDRDWNALVFEGPGQGSMLFERGVPFRPDWEAVITPIVDLLAARDDVDADAIALTGWSMGGELVARAAAYEHRIAALVADPPAVDMWRTLPEQVRAIVDPDDPVRTNLTWNEHIVPGMTPEQRFTVAKRMEIYTPEAHDAALGGHPTRDFAAVAARMKQFTVADAAQLIRCPTLVLDYEAESFYPGQPAEFLSLLTVDDATMVTLTAADGAQYHCAPMAPARRNEIVFDWLDGVVPA; encoded by the coding sequence ATGGACCCAGCCACCACACGGCGCGGATTCCTCGCCGGCGCCCTCGGCGCCGGCGCGGCAGTGGGTCTCGCCGCTTGCGGGTCGGATCCCGCGGGCGGTGCCGCGCCCGCCGACCCGATCGCACCGTCGACCACCGTTGCGCCGCCTCCCGCCGGGCCGCCCGGGGCCGGCGCCGCTCCGCTTCCTGCGCTCCGGCTCTTCACCGACGAGTCGATGAACTTCGACGCGCTTTTCGGCCTCGGCGAGTCGGCCTACGGGATCTCCGAGGCCGGCGAGGTCGTCACCGCGGTCGATCAGGCGAACGCCGCCGGCGCGGACTACCGCGGCTACGTCACCGCGTTCCGCGCGATGGGCGACCGCCTCGCCGGCGCCTCCGACACCGCGGCCGCGGCGGGCGATCACGTCACCGCTCGCGACACCGCGCTGCGCGCCGCCTCGTACTACACACGCGCCCTGTTCTTCGTGCTCGGCACCGCCGCTCCCGGCGACGAGCAGTCCCTCTACGCGGAGTACCGCAGGGGCTGGGACCGCGGCATCGACGGCGCCGGCCTGGCCCTCGGGGCACGCCCCGCCGCCGAGGTCGTGCAGATCCCGTACAGCGGCGGTGGTCTGCCCGGGTGGCTGTTCCGCCCCGACGACTCCGGGTCGGCCCGGCGCACCGTGATCATCAACAACGGCAGCGACGCGCAAGGCGTCGAGCTCATCGCCTACGGCGTGCGCGCGGCGCTGGACCGGGACTGGAACGCCCTCGTCTTCGAAGGTCCGGGGCAGGGCTCGATGCTGTTCGAGCGCGGCGTGCCCTTCCGCCCCGACTGGGAGGCGGTGATCACGCCGATCGTCGATCTTCTCGCCGCGCGGGACGACGTCGATGCGGACGCGATCGCGCTCACCGGATGGAGCATGGGCGGAGAGCTGGTGGCGCGCGCCGCCGCCTACGAGCACCGGATCGCCGCGCTCGTCGCCGATCCGCCCGCCGTGGACATGTGGCGGACCCTCCCCGAGCAGGTGCGGGCGATCGTCGACCCCGACGACCCTGTCCGGACCAACCTGACCTGGAACGAGCACATCGTCCCCGGGATGACGCCGGAGCAGCGGTTCACCGTGGCCAAGCGCATGGAGATCTACACCCCGGAGGCGCACGACGCGGCACTGGGCGGGCATCCCACCCGCGACTTCGCCGCCGTCGCGGCGCGGATGAAGCAGTTCACCGTCGCCGACGCCGCACAGCTGATCCGCTGCCCCACGCTGGTGCTCGACTACGAAGCCGAGAGCTTCTACCCCGGGCAGCCCGCGGAGTTCCTGTCGCTGCTCACCGTCGACGACGCGACTATGGTCACCCTCACCGCTGCCGACGGGGCGCAGTATCACTGCGCCCCGATGGCACCGGCCCGCCGCAACGAAATCGTCTTCGACTGGCTCGACGGCGTCGTCCCCGCCTGA